A stretch of the Vicia villosa cultivar HV-30 ecotype Madison, WI unplaced genomic scaffold, Vvil1.0 ctg.000024F_1_1, whole genome shotgun sequence genome encodes the following:
- the LOC131622064 gene encoding protein LEAD-SENSITIVE 1-like isoform X1, with translation MGVISNKIDRKQLKPGDHIYSWRQAYLYAHHGIYVGEGTVIHFTAGRGTQTGTGTPTIVDKLFTSSAPSFDTDIPCPGCGACNQTILTDGVISSCLDCFLSGGELHLFEYGVSKIHFLAQARGGTCTLASSDPTEEVLYRAFYLRKKGFGAYHYFKNNCEDFAVYCKTGLLVTSSVGGGGSGQVASYAAAVNSIASISLRVVNKSFYGMVLVSCGMYCYRRVVSDIGFRSGTKVPVEKIAEMARWEY, from the exons ATGGGAGTTATTTCCAATAAGATCGATAGGAAACAATTGAAACCAGGCGATCACATTTACTCTTGGAGGCAAGCTTACCTCTATGCACATCATG GAATATATGTTGGTGAGGGAACGGTAATCCACTTCACAGCTGGAAGAGGAACACAAACAGGAACAGGAACACCAACTATTGTTGACAAGCTCTTTACAAGTTCAGCTCCTTCTTTTGATACCGACATCCCATGCCCAGGATGCGGTGCTTGCAATCAAACAATATTGACTGACGGTGTCATCTCATCTTGCTTAGACTGTTTTCTTTCTGGAGGTGAACTCCATCTCTTTGAGTATGGTGTCTCCAAAATTCATTTTCTAGCCCAAGCTAGAGGAGGTACATGCACTCTTGCTTCTTCGGATCCAACTGAAGAAGTCCTTTACCGTGCTTTTTATCTTCGTAAAAAGGGATTTGGTGCCTACCATTACTTCAAGAATAACTGTGAGGATTTCGCCGTTTATTGCAAAACAGGCCTTCTTGTAACGAGCAGTGTAGGTGGTGGCGGAAGTGGACAGGTTGCATCTTACGCGGCTGCTGTCAATTCTATAGCTTCTATATCGCTTCGAGTTGTGAACAAAAGTTTTTACGGTATGGTATTAGTTAGTTGTGGAATGTACTGCTATAGAAGAGTGGTTTCTGATATTGGATTTCGCAGTGGGACTAAAGTTCCTGTTGAAAAAATTGCTGAGATGGCTAGGTGGGAATACTAG
- the LOC131622064 gene encoding protein LEAD-SENSITIVE 1-like isoform X2 has product MGVISNKIDRKQLKPGDHIYSWRQAYLYAHHGIYVGEGTVIHFTAGRGTQTGTGTPTIVDKLFTSSAPSFDTDIPCPGCGACNQTILTDGVISSCLDCFLSGGELHLFEYGVSKIHFLAQARGGLLVTSSVGGGGSGQVASYAAAVNSIASISLRVVNKSFYGMVLVSCGMYCYRRVVSDIGFRSGTKVPVEKIAEMARWEY; this is encoded by the exons ATGGGAGTTATTTCCAATAAGATCGATAGGAAACAATTGAAACCAGGCGATCACATTTACTCTTGGAGGCAAGCTTACCTCTATGCACATCATG GAATATATGTTGGTGAGGGAACGGTAATCCACTTCACAGCTGGAAGAGGAACACAAACAGGAACAGGAACACCAACTATTGTTGACAAGCTCTTTACAAGTTCAGCTCCTTCTTTTGATACCGACATCCCATGCCCAGGATGCGGTGCTTGCAATCAAACAATATTGACTGACGGTGTCATCTCATCTTGCTTAGACTGTTTTCTTTCTGGAGGTGAACTCCATCTCTTTGAGTATGGTGTCTCCAAAATTCATTTTCTAGCCCAAGCTAGAGGAG GCCTTCTTGTAACGAGCAGTGTAGGTGGTGGCGGAAGTGGACAGGTTGCATCTTACGCGGCTGCTGTCAATTCTATAGCTTCTATATCGCTTCGAGTTGTGAACAAAAGTTTTTACGGTATGGTATTAGTTAGTTGTGGAATGTACTGCTATAGAAGAGTGGTTTCTGATATTGGATTTCGCAGTGGGACTAAAGTTCCTGTTGAAAAAATTGCTGAGATGGCTAGGTGGGAATACTAG